One region of Clostridiales bacterium genomic DNA includes:
- the typA gene encoding translational GTPase TypA, whose translation MEKLRNVAIIAHVDHGKTTLVDEMLKQSGVYRENQEVVDRVMDSNDLERERGITILAKNTAVRYGDTKINIVDTPGHADFGGEVERVLKMVNGVILLVDAAEGPMPQTRFVLSKALELGHRVIVVINKIDRPDQRIHEVIDEVLELLMDLNATDEQLDSPMLFCSGRQGTASYSPDVPGKDLRPLFDTILEYIPAPEQNVDAPFQMLVSSIDYNEFVGRIAIGRIERGVIRQNEEIAVCNYHEPDAPAKKAKAVSMYEFEGLQRVPVTEAEAGSIIAMSGIGDITIGDTICAPSCVEPIEFVKISAPTMEMTFSVNDGPFAGREGKFVTSRQIRERLYRETLKDVSLRVSDLEGATDSFNVAGRGEMSLSILIETMRREGYEFQVSPPRVLYQTINGQKCEPIERLVADVPTDAVGAVIEKLSSRKGELQQMEPIGKRTRLEFLVPSRGLFGYRNEFLTDTKGEGIMASVFDSYAPYKGDLSRRNTGSLVSFETGESITYGLFNAQERGQLFIGAGVPVYAGMVVGVSPKQEDITVNVCKKKQLTNTRAAGSDDALRLVPPRKLSLEQCLEFLADDELLEVTPKSLRIRKRILDHERRMKAAHGKGAK comes from the coding sequence ATGGAGAAATTGAGAAACGTCGCCATCATCGCCCACGTTGACCACGGCAAGACCACCCTGGTTGACGAGATGCTCAAGCAGAGTGGCGTCTACCGTGAAAATCAGGAGGTCGTCGACCGCGTCATGGACTCCAACGATCTGGAGCGCGAGCGCGGCATCACGATCCTGGCCAAGAATACCGCCGTGCGCTACGGCGACACGAAGATCAACATCGTCGACACCCCGGGCCACGCCGACTTCGGCGGCGAGGTCGAGCGTGTCCTGAAGATGGTCAACGGCGTCATTCTGCTTGTCGACGCCGCCGAGGGCCCCATGCCGCAGACGCGCTTCGTGCTCAGCAAGGCGCTCGAGCTCGGCCACCGCGTTATCGTCGTCATCAACAAGATCGACCGCCCCGACCAGCGTATCCACGAGGTCATTGACGAGGTGCTCGAGCTGCTCATGGACCTCAACGCGACCGACGAACAGCTCGACTCGCCCATGCTCTTCTGCTCGGGCCGTCAGGGTACCGCGTCCTACTCCCCGGATGTGCCGGGCAAGGACCTGCGCCCGCTGTTCGACACCATTCTGGAGTATATCCCCGCGCCGGAGCAGAACGTCGACGCGCCGTTCCAGATGCTCGTGTCGTCCATCGATTACAATGAGTTTGTCGGCCGCATCGCCATCGGCCGCATCGAGCGCGGCGTCATCCGTCAGAACGAGGAGATCGCCGTGTGCAACTACCACGAGCCGGACGCCCCGGCCAAGAAGGCCAAGGCCGTGTCCATGTATGAGTTCGAGGGCCTGCAGCGCGTGCCCGTCACGGAGGCGGAGGCCGGCAGCATCATCGCCATGTCCGGCATCGGCGACATTACCATCGGCGACACGATCTGCGCGCCGAGCTGCGTCGAGCCGATCGAGTTCGTGAAGATCTCCGCGCCCACGATGGAGATGACCTTCTCCGTCAACGACGGCCCGTTTGCCGGCCGCGAGGGCAAGTTCGTCACCAGCCGCCAGATCCGCGAGCGGCTCTACCGCGAGACGCTCAAGGACGTGTCCCTGCGCGTGAGCGATCTCGAGGGCGCGACGGATTCGTTCAACGTCGCCGGCCGCGGCGAAATGTCGCTGTCCATCCTCATCGAGACCATGCGCCGCGAGGGGTATGAGTTCCAGGTCTCGCCCCCGCGCGTGCTCTACCAGACGATCAACGGCCAGAAGTGCGAGCCGATCGAGCGCCTTGTCGCCGACGTGCCGACCGACGCCGTCGGCGCCGTGATTGAAAAGCTCAGCAGCCGCAAGGGCGAACTGCAGCAGATGGAGCCCATCGGCAAGCGCACGCGGCTGGAGTTTCTCGTGCCGTCGCGCGGCCTGTTCGGCTACCGCAACGAATTCCTGACCGATACGAAGGGCGAGGGCATCATGGCTTCCGTCTTTGACAGCTACGCCCCCTATAAGGGTGACCTCAGCCGCCGCAACACCGGCTCGCTCGTTTCGTTCGAGACCGGCGAGAGCATCACCTACGGCCTGTTCAACGCGCAGGAGCGCGGCCAGCTGTTCATCGGTGCGGGCGTGCCCGTGTATGCCGGCATGGTCGTCGGTGTGTCGCCGAAGCAGGAGGACATCACCGTCAACGTCTGCAAGAAAAAGCAGCTGACCAACACCCGCGCCGCCGGCTCTGACGACGCGCTGCGTCTCGTGCCGCCGCGCAAGCTGAGCCTGGAGCAGTGCCTGGAGTTCCTCGCGGACGACGAGCTGCTCGAGGTCACGCCCAAGAGCCTGCGCATCCGCAAGCGCATCCTCGACCATGAGCGCCGCATGAAGGCCGCCCACGGCAAGGGCGCGAAATAA
- the rpsO gene encoding 30S ribosomal protein S15 — MITKAEKTAVIEANKTHEGDTGSPEVQIAILTERIHQLTEHLKVHPNDKHSRLGMYKMVGKRRRLLDYLAKKDIERYRAIIAKLNIRK, encoded by the coding sequence ATGATCACCAAAGCTGAAAAGACCGCAGTCATCGAAGCCAACAAGACGCACGAGGGCGACACCGGTTCTCCGGAGGTTCAGATCGCCATCCTCACCGAGCGTATCCACCAGCTCACAGAGCACCTGAAGGTGCACCCGAACGACAAGCACAGCCGTCTGGGCATGTACAAGATGGTCGGTAAGCGCCGCCGTCTGCTCGACTACCTCGCCAAGAAGGACATCGAGCGCTATCGTGCGATCATTGCAAAGCTGAACATCCGCAAGTAA